One Nitrospinota bacterium DNA window includes the following coding sequences:
- a CDS encoding inorganic diphosphatase yields the protein MHPWFDIIPGEKAPTYVNAFIEIERNSRLKLELDKTTGLLKVDRVLHGAVHYPHSYGFIPQSYCEDHDPIDIFVLCSETIPSGTMVESRVIGMMEMLDQGELDDKVIAVAANDPAYDEIFNISQLPRYKRDELKKFFEEYKTLENKEVKVKDFLNHDEAAKAVQKALDYFAREKESLLRQHGHTPAAV from the coding sequence ATGCATCCTTGGTTTGACATAATCCCGGGGGAAAAGGCGCCCACATACGTCAACGCCTTTATAGAAATAGAGAGAAACTCCCGGCTGAAGCTGGAACTGGACAAGACCACCGGCCTTTTGAAAGTGGACCGTGTGCTGCACGGCGCCGTGCATTACCCCCACAGCTACGGATTCATCCCGCAATCATATTGCGAGGACCACGACCCGATAGACATCTTCGTGCTATGCTCGGAGACCATCCCATCCGGAACGATGGTGGAGTCCCGCGTGATCGGCATGATGGAGATGCTAGACCAGGGGGAACTGGACGACAAGGTGATCGCGGTGGCCGCAAACGACCCGGCCTACGACGAGATATTCAACATAAGCCAGCTTCCCCGCTACAAGCGCGACGAGCTGAAAAAGTTCTTCGAGGAATACAAGACCCTGGAGAACAAAGAAGTGAAGGTGAAGGACTTCCTCAACCACGACGAGGCGGCCAAGGCTGTGCAAAAGGCGCTGGACTATTTCGCGCGGGAAAAAGAGTCGCTTCTGCGCCAGCATGGCCACACCCCCGCGGCGGTTTGA